From one Ferrovibrio sp. MS7 genomic stretch:
- a CDS encoding TetR/AcrR family transcriptional regulator, producing the protein MAGKKTWGNVVPDPAQRHQLKRDVLIKKAADAFRRQGFHTTSMADIAATLGVTKAALYRYISSKEEILYIQHCHTMDLGEAALRHGKRHGKDGLEKTLLALHHFLATYADSSITGGALTDLEALQTDQRREITRRRDHFERTLRGFVTEGIADGSIRECDPRMTILTIMGSVNWLSRWYNPKGAWSAREVADGMVEVFAASLRAPQKAVAQPARKPTLKRKK; encoded by the coding sequence ATGGCGGGTAAGAAGACCTGGGGGAATGTGGTGCCGGATCCGGCACAGCGGCATCAGCTCAAGCGTGATGTTTTGATCAAGAAGGCGGCCGATGCTTTCCGCCGCCAGGGCTTTCATACCACGTCGATGGCGGATATCGCCGCCACGCTCGGCGTCACAAAAGCCGCGCTCTATCGCTATATTTCCAGCAAGGAAGAGATCCTCTACATCCAGCATTGCCACACCATGGATCTGGGTGAGGCGGCGCTACGCCACGGCAAGCGCCACGGCAAGGACGGCCTGGAAAAGACCCTACTGGCCCTGCATCATTTCCTCGCCACCTATGCCGATAGCAGTATCACCGGCGGCGCGCTGACTGATCTGGAAGCATTGCAGACCGACCAGCGCCGTGAAATCACCCGCCGCCGCGATCATTTCGAGCGCACCTTGCGTGGCTTCGTCACCGAAGGCATTGCTGATGGCAGCATACGGGAGTGCGACCCGCGCATGACGATCCTTACCATCATGGGATCGGTGAACTGGCTGTCGCGCTGGTATAATCCGAAGGGCGCATGGAGCGCCCGCGAAGTCGCTGATGGCATGGTGGAAGTCTTTGCCGCCAGTCTGCGTGCACCGCAAAAAGCCGTCGCCCAACCGGCGCGCAAGCCGACACTCAAGCGCAAGAAATAG
- a CDS encoding xanthine dehydrogenase family protein molybdopterin-binding subunit, translating into MASDYKVVGKSLPRFDAMGKVTGRAIYGTDFALPGMLHGKLCRSTVPHARIRALRLDKARQMPGVRAIVTAADVPCARYGSFIKDMEVFALDTVRHVGQPIAGVVARSAAEAEAAAAAIEIEYEPLPAVFDVEVALQANAPLVHPDLLGYQAMPTVLRQGNVSNQSLLSVGDIEAGFAASDHIFTNRFTTNMVHPGYTEPRAAVAQWDRDGRFTVWSNTQLPFEAQSTLAEILKVPAAQVRVICTVIGGGFGGKLRLGVEHYVAVMAKACGRPVKMVTTTEEEMATAYSRQPVVIELKTGVSRDGRILAKQGRIIVDTGATSGSGVGVGSSSALILAGPYRIPNISIEGLAVYTNKAPTGSFRAPSGPQANFAVESQMDIIAAGIGLDPLEFRLRNILRDGDTAPNGQVVAKVSLEECLRKAADAIGWSQRRDGNGRGKGLACGWWTTTSGSSGVYVKINPEGKVVMNTGCAEIGTGALTGAAQVLAEALGVKLDDIDIVSADSTATPFDHGAQGSRTAFAVGNACINAVEKLRQQIFQAAAPKLGVPAEGLSLVDGVVSGGDKSITLAEIAKALQLSGGGLIAHGTFIAPPTPYDPKRGRNLVITTLNSPSFHAHAVDVSVDQETGEIQINDYVVAQDVGFAINPLYIEGQIEGGVMQGIGQALSEEIVYRDGHVANANLTDYKMPTAMDAPRVRSILVECPSEVGPFGAKGVGEPPVIEPPAALANAVAAAACRVSDLPITAEKVVRHMAMAS; encoded by the coding sequence ATGGCGTCTGATTACAAGGTGGTGGGCAAGTCCCTGCCGCGCTTCGATGCAATGGGCAAGGTGACGGGCCGCGCAATCTACGGCACGGATTTTGCCCTGCCTGGTATGCTGCATGGCAAACTCTGCCGCAGCACGGTGCCGCATGCCCGCATCCGTGCCCTGCGCCTGGATAAAGCACGCCAGATGCCCGGCGTGCGCGCCATCGTCACGGCGGCGGATGTGCCCTGTGCGCGCTATGGCTCCTTCATCAAGGATATGGAGGTATTCGCCCTCGATACCGTACGCCATGTCGGCCAGCCGATTGCCGGCGTGGTGGCGCGTAGCGCCGCCGAGGCAGAAGCTGCCGCTGCGGCTATCGAGATCGAGTATGAGCCGCTGCCGGCGGTATTCGATGTCGAAGTGGCTTTGCAGGCCAATGCGCCGCTGGTGCATCCGGATTTGCTGGGATACCAGGCGATGCCGACCGTGCTGCGCCAGGGCAATGTATCGAACCAGTCGCTGCTGTCGGTCGGTGACATCGAAGCCGGCTTTGCTGCTTCGGATCATATTTTCACCAACCGCTTCACCACCAACATGGTGCATCCCGGCTATACCGAGCCGCGCGCCGCAGTGGCGCAGTGGGATCGCGATGGGCGCTTTACAGTCTGGTCCAACACGCAGTTGCCCTTTGAGGCGCAAAGCACGCTGGCCGAAATCCTGAAAGTGCCGGCGGCCCAGGTGCGGGTGATCTGCACCGTGATCGGCGGCGGTTTCGGCGGCAAGCTGCGCCTTGGGGTCGAGCATTATGTCGCGGTGATGGCGAAAGCCTGCGGCCGGCCGGTGAAGATGGTGACCACCACCGAAGAAGAGATGGCCACCGCCTATTCGCGCCAGCCGGTGGTGATCGAACTGAAAACCGGCGTCAGCCGAGACGGTCGGATTCTGGCAAAGCAGGGCCGCATCATTGTCGATACTGGGGCCACGTCCGGCTCCGGCGTCGGTGTCGGTTCCAGCTCTGCCCTGATCCTGGCTGGTCCCTACCGCATTCCGAACATCTCCATCGAGGGCCTGGCGGTCTACACCAACAAGGCGCCGACCGGCTCGTTCCGCGCGCCTTCCGGGCCGCAGGCGAATTTCGCCGTCGAATCGCAGATGGACATTATCGCCGCCGGCATCGGCCTGGATCCGCTGGAATTCCGCCTGCGCAATATCCTGCGCGATGGCGATACGGCGCCGAACGGCCAGGTGGTGGCCAAGGTCAGCCTGGAGGAATGCCTGCGCAAGGCCGCCGATGCCATTGGCTGGTCGCAGCGCCGTGACGGCAACGGACGTGGCAAGGGCCTAGCCTGCGGCTGGTGGACCACAACCTCCGGCTCTTCGGGCGTCTATGTCAAGATCAACCCCGAAGGTAAGGTGGTGATGAATACCGGCTGTGCCGAAATCGGCACCGGTGCGCTCACCGGCGCCGCCCAGGTGCTGGCCGAAGCATTGGGTGTGAAGCTTGATGATATCGATATCGTCAGCGCCGACAGCACCGCGACGCCGTTCGACCATGGCGCCCAGGGCAGCCGCACCGCCTTTGCGGTCGGCAATGCCTGCATCAATGCCGTGGAGAAACTGCGCCAGCAGATATTCCAGGCGGCGGCGCCGAAGCTCGGTGTGCCTGCCGAAGGCCTCAGTCTGGTTGATGGCGTGGTCAGCGGCGGCGACAAGTCGATCACGCTGGCGGAAATCGCCAAAGCGCTGCAATTATCCGGCGGCGGCCTGATTGCCCATGGCACCTTCATCGCGCCGCCGACGCCCTACGATCCGAAGCGCGGCCGCAACCTGGTGATCACCACGCTGAATTCGCCGAGCTTCCATGCCCATGCCGTGGATGTCTCGGTCGATCAAGAGACCGGCGAAATCCAGATCAATGACTATGTCGTGGCGCAGGATGTCGGCTTCGCCATCAACCCGCTCTATATCGAGGGCCAGATCGAGGGCGGCGTGATGCAGGGTATCGGCCAGGCCTTGTCGGAAGAGATCGTCTACCGCGACGGCCATGTGGCGAATGCCAACCTCACCGATTACAAGATGCCGACGGCAATGGACGCACCGCGCGTGCGCTCCATCCTGGTGGAATGTCCGAGCGAGGTCGGCCCCTTTGGCGCCAAGGGCGTGGGCGAGCCGCCGGTGATCGAACCGCCGGCGGCTCTAGCAAATGCGGTGGCTGCCGCTGCCTGCCGTGTTTCGGACCTGCCGATCACCGCCGAGAAGGTGGTGCGGCATATGGCGATGGCGAGCTGA
- a CDS encoding ABC transporter permease has translation MRSAVNSSDPLYRVSTVIAVVVLLWITAPLVITFFSAFSSTTRATFPPDGFSLKWFENVFNQPDFKLPFYRSIALALISGVCAMTLGTLSALALTRYRFRGREAIDAVLMSPLIVPQVIVGLSFLIFAARTDFIEKSTNLVILHCVLTLPYAVRVIRASLARISPTLEEAAVGLGASPFKAFFLVTLPQIKTGIFAASFFCFVVSFDNFTATAFLSQSNSTLPVEIYFYIESRVDPTVSAIAALMMIGTTAFVLLIDRMVGVKRIT, from the coding sequence ATGAGGAGCGCCGTGAATAGCAGCGATCCGCTCTATCGTGTCAGCACGGTGATTGCTGTGGTGGTCCTGCTGTGGATCACGGCGCCGCTGGTCATCACTTTCTTCAGCGCCTTCAGTTCCACCACCCGTGCCACATTCCCGCCGGATGGATTCTCGCTGAAATGGTTCGAGAATGTGTTCAATCAGCCGGATTTCAAGCTGCCCTTCTACCGCTCGATTGCGCTGGCGTTGATTTCCGGCGTCTGTGCCATGACGCTCGGCACCTTGTCGGCCCTGGCGCTCACCCGCTACCGCTTCCGTGGCCGCGAAGCCATAGACGCGGTGCTGATGTCGCCGCTGATCGTGCCGCAGGTGATTGTCGGCCTGTCCTTCCTGATCTTTGCCGCCCGCACCGATTTCATCGAGAAATCCACCAATCTGGTAATCCTGCATTGCGTGCTGACCCTGCCTTACGCCGTGCGCGTGATCCGCGCCTCGCTGGCCCGGATCAGCCCGACGCTGGAAGAGGCGGCTGTCGGGCTTGGCGCCTCGCCGTTCAAGGCTTTCTTCCTCGTCACGCTGCCGCAGATCAAGACCGGTATCTTCGCCGCCAGCTTCTTCTGTTTCGTGGTGTCGTTCGACAACTTCACCGCGACGGCCTTTCTGTCGCAAAGCAACTCCACCCTGCCGGTGGAAATCTACTTCTATATCGAAAGCCGCGTCGATCCGACGGTTTCGGCCATCGCGGCGCTGATGATGATCGGCACCACCGCCTTCGTGCTGCTGATCGACCGTATGGTGGGTGTGAAACGGATTACCTGA
- a CDS encoding ABC transporter substrate-binding protein, translating into MSKALSLSAAGIAALSMWMSAADVRAETVRIGAVQGLSGAPAIVDFGESYLQGNEMALKEYNAANPKHKIEFIVYNDEANPQRAVSLVQRLIANDKVSAVIGTVNSGNVAAFAPMLQQAKIPLMAGPAIATDITAKFIDQSPSFIYRCSMVEKFQIDAMLDWGVKSFKKVGLLHGTNGYGMFAAGEVQKGMKERGMELVAVESGAPNVTDLTPQMLKLKNAGAELVLLFHDSLELVYRSMPKIDYKPVIAGNWGLSSQMVLNIVGKEAIEGTVMGQALDLADPKAQAFDTKMKAEYGDKYRWPVVAALGYDGMKLLLQAVDKAGADPLKLQKALEDINDFKAVSGTPAKPFGAKDHECLDAENVFLGVWRNGRVVKLK; encoded by the coding sequence ATGAGCAAGGCGCTGAGCCTTTCCGCGGCGGGTATTGCCGCGCTTTCGATGTGGATGAGTGCTGCCGATGTTCGCGCCGAGACAGTGCGGATCGGCGCGGTGCAGGGCCTGAGCGGTGCCCCGGCAATCGTCGATTTCGGCGAGTCGTATCTCCAGGGCAACGAGATGGCGCTCAAGGAATACAACGCCGCCAACCCGAAGCATAAGATCGAATTCATCGTCTATAACGACGAAGCGAATCCGCAGCGTGCGGTGTCGCTGGTGCAGCGCCTGATCGCCAATGACAAGGTTTCGGCGGTGATCGGCACTGTGAACAGCGGCAATGTCGCGGCTTTTGCGCCGATGCTGCAGCAGGCCAAGATTCCGCTGATGGCCGGCCCGGCCATTGCCACCGACATCACGGCGAAATTCATCGACCAGTCGCCGAGCTTCATCTACCGCTGCTCGATGGTGGAGAAATTCCAGATCGACGCGATGCTCGATTGGGGCGTGAAGTCGTTCAAGAAAGTCGGCCTGCTGCATGGCACCAATGGCTACGGCATGTTTGCCGCAGGTGAAGTGCAGAAGGGCATGAAGGAGCGGGGCATGGAGCTGGTGGCCGTGGAAAGCGGCGCGCCAAATGTCACCGACCTGACGCCGCAGATGCTGAAGCTGAAGAATGCCGGTGCCGAGCTGGTGCTGCTGTTCCACGACAGCCTGGAACTGGTCTACCGTTCCATGCCGAAGATCGACTACAAGCCGGTGATTGCCGGCAACTGGGGCCTGTCGTCGCAGATGGTGCTCAACATTGTCGGCAAGGAAGCCATTGAAGGCACGGTGATGGGCCAGGCGCTCGATCTCGCCGATCCCAAGGCACAGGCTTTCGATACCAAAATGAAGGCCGAATATGGCGACAAGTACCGTTGGCCGGTGGTGGCCGCGCTGGGCTACGACGGCATGAAGCTGCTGCTGCAGGCCGTCGACAAGGCTGGCGCCGATCCGCTGAAGCTGCAGAAAGCGCTGGAGGATATCAACGACTTCAAGGCGGTGTCGGGCACTCCGGCAAAGCCGTTTGGCGCCAAGGACCATGAATGCCTCGATGCCGAGAACGTGTTCCTCGGTGTGTGGCGCAATGGCCGCGTGGTCAAGCTGAAGTAA
- a CDS encoding enoyl-CoA hydratase/isomerase family protein — translation MSDDILYESHGAVRLITINRAAKMNSLDFAANDALVEAFQRFDADQEARVAVLTGAGDKAFCAGADLKTYTMNFGTSPQPAFRERYTNGLGIGGITRGLEIFKPIVAAVNGFAISGGFEIALACDIRFASPNAAFAIQDVKWGFHPCDGALIRLPYIIGLGNAMEMFLSGDRIDAEHALRIGLVNRVLPAEKLLEETMAYAAKLASRGPLAQRFGKEVMLRSLGRPPEDGLRFESRSFRDLGDTADIKEGTDSFREKREARFIGR, via the coding sequence ATGTCCGACGATATCCTGTATGAAAGCCACGGCGCGGTTCGGCTGATCACCATCAACCGCGCGGCGAAGATGAACTCCCTCGATTTTGCCGCGAATGATGCGCTGGTGGAGGCATTTCAGCGTTTCGATGCCGACCAGGAAGCTCGGGTCGCGGTACTCACCGGGGCCGGCGACAAGGCCTTCTGCGCCGGCGCCGACCTCAAGACCTACACGATGAATTTCGGCACCAGCCCACAGCCGGCTTTCCGCGAGCGCTACACCAACGGGCTTGGCATCGGCGGCATCACCCGTGGCCTGGAGATCTTCAAGCCAATCGTGGCGGCGGTGAACGGCTTCGCTATCTCCGGCGGCTTCGAGATCGCACTGGCCTGCGATATCCGCTTTGCCTCACCGAATGCGGCATTCGCCATCCAGGATGTGAAATGGGGCTTCCATCCTTGCGATGGGGCATTGATCCGCTTGCCCTATATCATCGGCCTTGGCAATGCGATGGAGATGTTCCTCTCTGGCGACCGCATCGATGCCGAACATGCGCTACGCATCGGCCTGGTCAACCGCGTATTGCCGGCGGAGAAGCTGCTGGAGGAAACCATGGCATATGCCGCGAAGCTGGCGAGCCGTGGCCCGCTGGCGCAGCGCTTCGGCAAGGAAGTGATGCTGCGCAGCCTGGGGCGGCCACCGGAGGATGGGCTGCGTTTCGAGTCGCGCTCCTTCCGTGACCTCGGCGACACCGCCGATATCAAGGAAGGCACCGACAGCTTCCGCGAGAAGCGCGAGGCGCGCTTTATCGGCCGTTAG
- a CDS encoding short-chain dehydrogenase/reductase, protein MDLQLRGRRALITGGSKGIGLATARVLAEEGCDLLLVGRSGAALAGAQQALHARYNGRVEIIAADVGAPGVAEQLAADAGHLDILINNAGSIPGGDLLAVDEPTWRAAWDLKVFGYINLTRAVYRAMAARRQGTILNVIGMAGERPDGPYIAGSTGNAALMAFTRALGGESVEQGIRVLAVNPGLVATDRLVSLLRPRAADVLGDAERWQELLDFLPIGRAATPEEIADVVAFMVSERAAYVSGTVVTVDGGFTGRGNIWGPRPPKRG, encoded by the coding sequence ATGGATCTGCAATTGCGTGGGCGCCGCGCCCTGATCACCGGCGGCTCCAAGGGTATCGGCCTGGCGACGGCCAGGGTTCTAGCCGAAGAGGGCTGCGATCTGCTGCTGGTCGGGCGATCGGGCGCGGCATTGGCTGGGGCGCAGCAGGCGCTGCATGCGCGCTATAATGGCCGGGTTGAAATCATCGCCGCCGATGTCGGGGCGCCGGGTGTGGCGGAGCAGTTGGCGGCAGATGCCGGGCATCTGGATATCCTGATCAACAATGCCGGCAGCATTCCGGGTGGCGACCTGCTGGCGGTGGATGAGCCGACCTGGCGTGCCGCCTGGGACCTCAAGGTCTTTGGCTATATCAACCTTACGCGCGCGGTTTATCGCGCCATGGCGGCGCGGCGCCAGGGTACCATCCTCAATGTCATCGGCATGGCCGGCGAGCGGCCGGATGGCCCCTATATCGCCGGCAGCACCGGCAATGCCGCGCTGATGGCTTTCACCCGTGCGCTCGGCGGCGAAAGTGTGGAGCAGGGTATCCGGGTGCTGGCAGTCAATCCCGGCCTGGTGGCGACGGATCGTCTGGTCAGCTTGTTGAGACCGCGGGCCGCCGACGTGCTGGGCGATGCCGAACGCTGGCAGGAGTTGCTCGATTTCCTGCCCATCGGACGCGCCGCGACGCCGGAAGAAATCGCCGATGTGGTGGCCTTCATGGTCTCCGAGCGCGCCGCCTATGTTAGCGGCACGGTCGTGACCGTGGATGGCGGCTTCACCGGGCGCGGCAATATCTGGGGACCGCGCCCGCCGAAACGCGGCTAA
- a CDS encoding ABC transporter permease, with translation MRWNLRPLLLVGPALILLVFFFAALTTVLSLSMRNAAGDFTLANFVSFAADGHFRTYLWRSVRIASYVTLIVLLAGYPIAYVMSRGSRRFATFITLTLAIQFFSIYVVKMYGWMLMLGNNGVINRGLKAMGLIDAPVKLMYNELGVAIGLFASALPLMVFPISSVLQNVSSRYEEAARSLGATPLQAFLRVTLPLSAPGVVGGTVLSFVFCFTAYLTPSLLGGSIFKMIGNLIYDQAIVGFNYALSGTAAVVTLLISLTVVFGINSIGARLLPGGNR, from the coding sequence ATGCGCTGGAATTTGCGGCCCCTGCTGCTTGTCGGCCCGGCCCTCATCCTGCTGGTCTTCTTCTTTGCGGCGCTCACCACTGTGCTGTCGCTGAGTATGCGTAATGCTGCCGGCGATTTCACTCTTGCCAATTTTGTCAGCTTCGCCGCTGATGGTCATTTCCGCACCTACCTGTGGCGTTCGGTGCGTATAGCCAGCTATGTCACGCTGATCGTGCTGCTGGCTGGCTACCCCATCGCTTATGTGATGAGCCGGGGCAGCCGCCGCTTCGCCACTTTCATCACCCTTACCTTGGCGATCCAGTTTTTCTCGATCTATGTCGTGAAGATGTATGGCTGGATGCTGATGCTCGGCAACAATGGCGTGATCAATCGTGGCCTCAAGGCAATGGGCCTGATCGATGCGCCGGTAAAGCTGATGTATAATGAACTCGGCGTTGCCATCGGCCTGTTCGCCTCGGCGCTGCCGTTGATGGTATTCCCGATCAGCTCGGTGCTGCAGAATGTCAGTAGCCGCTATGAAGAGGCTGCGCGCAGCCTTGGCGCCACGCCGCTGCAGGCCTTCCTGCGCGTCACCCTGCCGCTCAGCGCGCCCGGCGTGGTCGGCGGCACCGTGCTCTCCTTCGTCTTCTGCTTCACAGCCTACCTGACGCCGTCGCTGCTCGGCGGCAGCATCTTCAAGATGATTGGCAACCTGATCTACGACCAGGCCATTGTCGGCTTCAATTACGCGCTGTCCGGCACGGCTGCCGTGGTCACACTGCTGATCAGCCTGACGGTGGTATTCGGTATCAACAGTATCGGCGCACGTTTGCTGCCGGGAGGCAACCGATGA
- a CDS encoding flavin reductase family protein: MRILPSDIDRDQTYKLLTGVVVPRPIAWVTSLSEAGHVNLAPFSCFTFVSSEPPMLGISIGRGDKLRLKDTARNIRERGEFTVNIANDSMIATVHASSFEYPTEVSEVEELGLATLPGECIAAPRLRDVPVSLECRFSQLIEFGTACTEFHVGEVVCFHIRDDLYESGKIRTERLQPICRIAGPNYAQLGPIVSQSGGAWGPRPKS, from the coding sequence ATGCGTATCCTGCCGAGCGATATCGATCGCGACCAGACCTACAAGCTGCTTACCGGCGTGGTGGTGCCGCGGCCGATTGCCTGGGTCACTTCTTTGAGTGAAGCCGGCCATGTCAACCTGGCGCCGTTCAGTTGCTTCACCTTTGTTTCCAGCGAACCGCCGATGCTCGGCATCAGCATCGGGCGCGGTGACAAGCTGCGACTCAAGGATACCGCCCGGAATATCCGCGAGCGCGGCGAATTCACTGTCAATATCGCCAATGACAGTATGATCGCCACAGTGCATGCCAGCTCGTTCGAGTACCCCACCGAGGTGAGCGAGGTGGAGGAGCTGGGCCTGGCCACGTTGCCCGGCGAATGTATCGCGGCGCCGCGCCTGCGCGATGTGCCGGTCAGCCTGGAATGCCGCTTCAGCCAGTTGATCGAGTTCGGCACCGCCTGCACTGAGTTCCATGTCGGCGAGGTGGTCTGCTTCCATATTCGCGACGATCTCTATGAAAGCGGCAAGATCCGCACCGAGCGGCTGCAGCCGATCTGCCGCATCGCCGGGCCGAATTACGCGCAGCTCGGGCCGATCGTCAGCCAGAGCGGCGGTGCCTGGGGGCCTCGCCCCAAGAGTTGA
- a CDS encoding branched-chain amino acid ABC transporter permease, translating to MKFTDFTQVLISGIAMGSLYTLMGKGLLITFLTTRALNFGQGDFLMIASFAAMALLLAGYPLLAVVPLVLLLLVALGVLLERIAIKPLEKQLAGSGGSLAWILTTMGFGMLLQNAAQLIWGKSRFYSPPLFSAGDKKVVQVFGAGFYMEELIVAGIALLVVAVFYWFLFRARWGKEIAAVSFDKSTAALLGINVRRAVIGSYAIMAMLAATCGILAGPITTVQAHMGLLFILKGFAVVSIGGFVNPVGILIAGIAFGLVEGFSNYFDSAFGDLYPFILALVVLIVKPSGLFGEAKADVR from the coding sequence ATGAAGTTCACTGATTTTACCCAGGTGCTGATTTCCGGCATCGCCATGGGCAGCCTCTATACCCTGATGGGGAAGGGGCTGCTGATCACATTTCTCACCACCCGTGCGCTGAATTTTGGCCAGGGCGATTTCCTTATGATCGCCTCCTTTGCCGCCATGGCGCTGCTGCTCGCTGGTTATCCGCTGCTGGCGGTGGTGCCGCTGGTGCTGTTGCTGCTGGTGGCTTTGGGTGTGCTGCTGGAACGCATCGCTATCAAGCCACTGGAGAAACAGCTCGCCGGCAGCGGCGGCAGTCTGGCATGGATTCTCACCACCATGGGCTTCGGCATGCTGTTGCAGAATGCCGCACAGCTCATCTGGGGCAAGTCGCGCTTCTACTCGCCGCCGCTCTTCTCGGCCGGCGACAAGAAGGTGGTGCAGGTATTCGGCGCCGGCTTCTACATGGAAGAACTGATTGTTGCCGGCATCGCCTTGCTGGTAGTGGCGGTGTTCTACTGGTTCCTGTTCCGCGCCCGCTGGGGCAAGGAAATCGCCGCCGTGTCGTTCGACAAGAGCACCGCAGCCCTGCTTGGCATCAATGTACGCCGTGCCGTGATCGGCTCCTATGCCATCATGGCGATGCTCGCCGCCACCTGCGGCATCCTGGCCGGCCCGATCACCACGGTGCAGGCACATATGGGCCTGCTGTTCATCCTCAAGGGTTTTGCCGTGGTCAGCATCGGCGGCTTCGTCAATCCGGTCGGCATCCTGATCGCCGGCATCGCCTTCGGCCTGGTGGAAGGCTTCTCGAACTATTTCGACTCTGCCTTTGGCGACCTCTATCCTTTCATCCTGGCCCTGGTGGTGCTGATCGTGAAGCCATCCGGTCTGTTCGGTGAAGCCAAGGCGGATGTGCGGTGA
- a CDS encoding branched-chain amino acid ABC transporter ATP-binding protein/permease, producing the protein MRHLRYIIALIVILALPYLAPNDFFIHLSTDIAIIAIAAIGLNILLGLSGQLSLGQAGFFALSAYGSGVLATKHGWPLWASLPVGLMLAGLAGVLLGLVALRARTHYLAMVTLAFGYIVEILAQRWVDLTGGSMGLIGVPQLNFGDFRNGATYFLWAIGITLLLVQMVNDYIMQSRIGRNLHAIKESESFALTVGINAALWRAGIFVFAALLAGLAGFFFVHQSGYISSDAFGLDRSISLLIAVVIGGLGHPYGGVVGALILVLLNQLTAGLYEISYFIFGGILLGVMLFFPGGATGAFESLRKRLLPKRGAAPAQSGEAELPRIEAANNAGPILELRNVTKSYAGLVAVNDVSIQVMPGSVHALIGPNGAGKSTLINVIAGLYAANKGSILYRGTDVTSLPAHRRAAHGLTRTFQNLQLIGTLSVAENVMLGLRRRQGMVTGWLRWLVSGEEARAERAEALRLLAFFGIERFADSLPGDLAYGHRKLCELARALAQQPTLLLLDEPIAGLNEGEMIEIMAVIRRLKSLGVTILLVEHNMTFVMGVSDRVSVLDYGRKIGEGTPAEVQRNEAVITAYLGQEA; encoded by the coding sequence ATGCGGCACCTGCGCTATATCATTGCCCTGATCGTCATTCTGGCCTTGCCCTATCTCGCGCCGAATGACTTCTTCATCCACCTCAGCACCGATATCGCGATCATTGCCATCGCCGCCATCGGCCTGAATATCCTGCTCGGCCTTTCCGGTCAGCTTTCGCTCGGCCAGGCCGGCTTCTTCGCGCTGTCGGCCTATGGCTCCGGTGTGCTGGCGACCAAACATGGCTGGCCGCTCTGGGCCAGCCTGCCGGTCGGTCTGATGCTGGCCGGCCTTGCCGGCGTGCTGCTCGGTCTTGTGGCTCTGCGGGCGCGGACGCATTACCTCGCCATGGTCACGCTGGCTTTTGGCTATATCGTCGAAATCCTGGCACAGCGCTGGGTCGATCTTACCGGCGGTTCAATGGGCCTGATCGGCGTGCCGCAGCTCAATTTCGGCGATTTCCGCAATGGCGCCACCTATTTCCTCTGGGCCATCGGTATCACCCTGCTGTTGGTGCAGATGGTCAACGACTACATCATGCAGTCGCGTATCGGCCGTAATCTGCATGCCATCAAGGAAAGCGAGAGTTTCGCGCTCACGGTCGGCATCAATGCCGCGCTCTGGCGTGCCGGCATTTTCGTTTTCGCCGCCCTGCTGGCTGGTCTGGCCGGCTTCTTCTTTGTGCATCAGTCCGGCTATATCAGCAGCGATGCCTTCGGTCTCGATCGCTCAATCTCGCTGCTGATTGCCGTGGTGATCGGTGGCCTGGGCCACCCCTATGGTGGCGTGGTCGGTGCGCTGATACTGGTGCTGTTGAACCAGCTCACCGCCGGCCTGTATGAGATTTCCTACTTCATCTTCGGCGGCATCCTGCTGGGCGTGATGCTGTTCTTCCCCGGCGGCGCCACTGGTGCCTTCGAATCCCTGCGCAAGCGTCTGTTGCCTAAGCGGGGAGCTGCACCGGCGCAGTCCGGCGAGGCGGAGCTGCCGCGTATCGAAGCAGCGAATAATGCCGGGCCAATCCTGGAACTGCGCAATGTCACCAAGTCCTATGCCGGCCTGGTGGCGGTGAATGATGTCTCGATCCAGGTGATGCCGGGCAGTGTACATGCCCTGATCGGCCCCAATGGCGCCGGCAAAAGCACGCTGATCAATGTCATCGCCGGGCTTTATGCCGCCAACAAGGGCAGCATCCTCTACCGGGGCACGGACGTGACCAGCCTGCCGGCGCATCGCCGCGCCGCGCATGGCCTTACCCGCACTTTTCAGAACCTGCAGCTTATCGGCACGCTTAGCGTGGCTGAGAATGTCATGCTCGGCCTCAGGCGCCGCCAGGGCATGGTAACGGGCTGGCTGCGCTGGCTGGTCAGCGGCGAGGAGGCGCGTGCCGAGCGCGCCGAGGCTCTGCGGCTGTTGGCCTTTTTCGGCATCGAGCGGTTTGCCGATTCGCTGCCGGGCGATCTCGCCTATGGCCACCGTAAACTTTGCGAACTGGCCCGCGCGCTGGCGCAGCAGCCGACCTTGCTGCTGTTGGACGAGCCGATTGCTGGCCTCAATGAAGGCGAAATGATTGAAATCATGGCGGTGATCCGCCGCTTGAAGTCGCTCGGGGTGACGATCCTGCTGGTCGAGCACAACATGACTTTCGTCATGGGCGTGTCCGACCGCGTATCGGTGCTGGATTACGGCCGCAAGATCGGCGAAGGCACGCCGGCCGAGGTGCAGCGCAACGAGGCGGTGATCACCGCCTATCTCGGGCAGGAGGCGTGA